Below is a window of Oceanipulchritudo coccoides DNA.
AGGTAGTCGACAACGCTGCCGGATCATCCCTCTTGAAAGACCCATGCCGGCTTCAGGCTGTCGCCGCAGAAGTTGTCGAGTCCGTTGGAAAAGACGTTCCTGTCACTGCCAAAATTCGTATTGGCTGGGACGCTACAAGTGTAAACGCGGTTGAGAATTCAAGGCGACTTGAAGATGTGGGCATCGAGGCCGTTGCCGTGCACGGAAGAACCAAGGAGCAAGGTTACAGTGGTGATGCAGATTGGGAGGTAATCCATGCCGTTGCAGATGCTGTTTCTGTCCCGGTGATTGGAAATGGGAGCGTGCGCACGGCGGAGGATGTGAGGCGGATCAAGACAGCTGGCAAGGTGCGTGGTCTTATGATCGGCCGGGCCGCCCTTGGCAATCCATGGATTTTCCGGGAAATCAAACACACCCTTCAGACAGGTGAGGAGCTGCCACCACCTGACATCGCTGAACGTTGGGACGTGATAATCCGCTATTGCGAGCAATTGACCGAGCATCGGGAAAGGGCACAATCCGACCGGATCAACTGGATGCGGTCACGCCTCAAGGCTTTCGCCAAGAATTTTCCGGGATCAAAGTCCATGCGTCGAGAGCTTGAAACAGTCACCTCTGTGGAACAATTGCGACTGCTGTCAGAATCCTGGGAATCCGCCTGAATTGGCATAAATAAGTGGAACAGCCCAGTGGGTCGTGGATTTTGCCCCCTATGATTGTCAGAAACTTGTTTTTATTTGTTAAAATGAGAGTGTGGCTTGTCAGCGCTGTAACATCATACACTTAGATATGCATGCGTCTAAATTCATGGAAATTCCCCCTTATTGGAGGAGCTCTCACTATGGCTGCTGCGGCCATTTTCATATCTGGTCATTCCCGGCTTCCTCAGAAGCAATTAATTGGGCCCCAATCCGCGGAAATTGCCAATTTGGACACATCGGCCCGCGGGGGATCCGCCACACCTGAATCTGCTTCAGTTACTCAGGTTAGTCAGAAGGAAGCGATCGCCAACACGGCCTCCAATGCCAGACGGCTCCTCCCCGATATTCCCCAATCAACTTTCCGCCAGGGGCTTCTTGAACTCGACACAGTGGCACGCGCCAAGGCCCTCGGGCAATTCAACGACTTGGAAATCCCCATTCAGGACTCTTCATCTCTCCGCGTTGGATCCTGTGGAAGCCTCCATTACGCTTGCTCGGGCGTTCATCACTCAGATGCCTCAGAAAGTGTTTTCCTTGAGTTTACTCCCCAGCAATCAGAAGCCCTTGCCCTCACCGCAGAGGCCTCCGTGCCTGTGAGCCAACCACCTGTCTATCATTCAAAGCCAGGCGCCCCGTATGCCATCTATTTGGATTTCAATGGTGGCGTGATCTCCGGTACGCTGTGGAACTCGAATTACAACAGCGGTGCCGACTACGATACATATATTTGGACCAAGGATAGTGACAGCACAACCTTCTCCGATGCTGAGCAGGCCATCATTCGCGAAATCTGGCAGCGCATTTCCGAAGATTACGCACCCTTCAATGTCAATGTGACAACTGACCCGAGCTTTGATCCGGATGTGACAGGTGGTTCCAATTCGATCGGGTGGATCCTCTTCACCCGCGACGAGGATAAAAGCGGAACAGCCATGCCCGCCAAAGGCGCAGGCGGCGTTGCCTGGTTGAATGTGTTCGGCAGTTCCCTCTATGCATCCAATTACTCCCCTGCCCTCGTGTATGCAGACAACCTTGGACCCAACGTGGGGCACTTTATGGCGGAAGCCGGTTCCCACGAGATGGGTCATAATATGGGATTGGCCCATGATGGTTCGAGTACAGTTGAATATTATGCCGGCCATGGGTCGGGTGAGACTGAGTGGGCCCCGATTATGGGGTCTTCATACTATGAGAATGTCACTACATGGAGCAAAGGTGATTATCTGAACGCCAATAACACTCAGGATGACATCAATATCATTACGGGAAAAGTCGGAAGCGATCCTGACGTAGTCGGTGATACTCGAGCCAGTGCCACTCCGCTCAGCCTTGTCGGAAACTCCATCGAGGCACCTTCAACTGAGTTTTTTATCGGGGATGATTCAAATGAGGGAATTATCCAAACTCCCACCGACAAGGATTTCTTTTCCTTTGAGACAAGCGGCGGCCCTCTTTCCATTACAGTGGATCCGTTCATCTCCGAAGTAACCCAATATGCCCGCGGTAATAACTTAGACCTAAAACTGACTCTATTCGACAGCGCCGGCAATACAGTCGCGGTGGCCGATCCGACAGCGGAAGTCGCAGCCTCGCTGAACCTCAGTGTAACTCAAGGGGCTTATACGATTTCCATTGAAGGAACAGGTTCAGGAAATCCCCTCGGCGATCCACCTTCTGGATATACCAGTTATGGCAGTCTCGGGATGTATTTTATTTCTGGAACGATTCCGCAGGACTTGTCTGTCGCCTCCCCTGCCCTTGGCGCTACCTGGCAACCCGGTCTTCTTTATGAAATCATTTGGGGCGGGACGGTCGCCGGCCAATCGGTCGATCTGGATCTATACCGAAACGGTTCATTTGTGCAGAGTATTGTCTCAAATTTAGATGGTGCCAACAGTTCGACCTTGTGGACCGTCCCCTCCGGCCTGGAACAGGGTTCTGGCTATACTGTGCGGGTCAGTGTTGACGGAGTTACGGGAACGTCTGATTCGGGTATATTTGAAATCCGGGAAGTTCTTCCTGTTGTAGCGGGTCAGGCACCTTCTGCGAGTGACCTGCTTGAAGGTCCGCAGACCTCGGTGACAATTACCTTCAATGAGACAATGGACCCAGCCTCATTCACGATTACCGACGACGTTGCCAGCTTTACGGGTCCCCAGGCAGTGGATTTGTCTTCGTCGATAACCGGATTTTCCTGGTCCGCCTCGAATACGGTTCTCACCATTTCCTTCAATGCTTTGGACACCACCGGATTTTATCGAATGGTCATGGGTCCTGAAATTCTCGATACAAATGGTAATCCGCTCGATCAGGACGGCGACCTTTTACCAGGTGAAGCATTTGAAGACCAGTATGCCCTGATCTTTGAAATTACGGAAGAAATACCGGGCGGTATCTCAACCGTGTACACTGCGGACATGTCATCAAATCCGGGCGCTTCCACCGATCCCGGTTGGGCTTGGGGAGTTCCCTCTCAAGGAGGCTTGGGTGGACCCAATTCAGCCTACACCGGAAATTCCGTTCTAGGTTACAATCTGTCCGGACAGTATGAACCGGGGATTGTACGTAAAGCCACATTGCCCGCTATTGCCACAACCGGCAAAACTCAGGTCCAGCTGCAATTCCGGCGCTGGCTCGGGGTCTCTCTAAAGGCGAACGGTTCGCCTAATTCACGGCATGCAGACTATGCCCGGGTTGAGTACTCGACGAATGGCACGTCATGGACATCGATCTGGGAAAACAGCACGGAGATTGTCGATACGGGATGGGCCCTTCAAAGCTTCTCGTTGCCCGCCAGCGCGGAGAATCAGGAATCCCTCTTAATTCGCTTTGTCATCGAATCAGACGGGCAAAGCGAATCATTTGGTTGGAACATTGATGACATAGAAGTTCTGGTAAACACACCTTCGCAGACAGTTGCCCCGCCACCTCCAGTTGTCATTTGTCATACTCCCAACGATGAATCAAGCGGGAGCCAATCAGCCCTCTTTTTTGAATACTCCCAACCGATGGATCCGGGTAGCTTCAGCCTTGGAGACATCTCACAATTTGACGGGCCAAACGGTTCAATCTCTTCGAGTGGTTTCGAATGGATCTCTTCAACCCTACTGCGCGTTGATTTTCCCGAGCAATCAGTGGATGGAAATTATTCAATGGTCCTCAATCCAACCGTTGCTGATACGTATGGTCAATTGGTCGATCAGGATCTGGACCTGACAGGTGGCGAAAGTATTGCCGACCAATATACAGCTTCCTTCTCGATCAATAACTCCCCAGGCTTGAGCCCGCCTGAATCGTGGCGTCTGACCTACTTCGAAACAACCCTCAATGAGGGTGTGGCCTCTGATGAATTTGATTTTGACCGGGACGGCCTTGCCAACGTAATGGAACGGGCCTTCGGAACGCTCCCAACGGATGGCGGGAATGCCTACCGGCCCATTCAGTCTTCCACTGTTGTTGAGGATCTGGAATACCTCACCTTTCAATACCGCCGGCTTGCAGGAGGAATTGAATCCGGAGCAAGTGGATATTCGGTCGACGATCTGGTCTATGTTGTGGAAACAAGCCAGACGCTGGGAGCATCATCATGGAGCCCAGTTGCTGGAACTGTGGAATCCAGAAATACGGTCAACGGCGTGGAAACGGTGACGATTCGTCTGAACAGTCCCATGACGCCGGGAGCCCGGAAATTCATCCGGCTGAATGTGACCTCGAACCAGGACTAGAAGAACCGGATCGTCTTTGATTGCATCCGCGCGTGTTCTTCGTCTGTACAAGGAGCATTCGTGGGGACATCCACATCCCCTTCACTGGGCTGGACCAGTCCGTTGGAAAGAAGATAGTTTTCAACTTCTTCACCACTGACATCGGCCAGCATCACCCCATCCACGACGACGCACGGTGACAAGGGCTGACCCGACTTCTGCACCATTTCCGCGTAATTTTCCGCGTTGTTAATGATGTCCTTGTCGGTGTATTCGAGGTTGTACTTCTTGAGTATGGCGCGAACACCAGTACTCCATCCGCAGGTTGGTTTAAGGTAGGCAACTATTTCCATATGTTGGAAGGTTATCCAATTTGGCCGTTTGTCAACTTTGAGCGGCGACTCCAGGCAATGAAGAAAATCCCGGCTATCAGGAGAAAGAGGGAATAAAAACTTCCTCGGTTGATTCCCATGATGAGCGCAGCATCTGGTTCCCGGAAGAGCTCTGCGATCCACCGCCCGATGCTGTAAAAGACCAGAAACTCTCCAGTCAGGTGGCCGGGCCTTGAAGATGGAGAGCCCACCTTGGTCGGGTCTTCACGCCCCTTGACCATCCAGAACCGTGCCTGCATGTAGATAAACAGGAAGAGGCCTTCAAGGAGGGCCTCATAGAGTTGCGATGGGTGCCTCGGGGGGATCAGCTGCACTGGCAAGCCAACAGGAGCACTTGCCGGAAAGATAACCGCCCACGAGACGTCTGTGACCTTGCCCCATAGCTCACCATTGATGAAATTTGCGACCCGCCCAAAGAACAGTCCTGCCGCCGAGACCGAAGCAACCAAATCCCCAAGCATCAGCAGATGTAGCTTAAACTTCCGCGCAGTCAAAAGCGCAGCGACTGCTACTCCGGCAAATCCCCCGTGGCTGGCCATTCCCCCTTCCCAGACTTTGAAGAAAACCAGCGGATTGGCGATGAAGGTGGAAAACTCGTACAGGAGAAAATATCCCAACCGTCCGCCAATCATCACCCCGAGGATCATTGTCATCCCCATGGATTCGAGCATCTGCGGGCTGAGCTGTGAGCGACCTTTCTTCCAGTACAAGCCAAGCAAGGCGAATGCGACCAGAAATCCCGCCACATAGGCTAATCCGTACCAGCGTACGGCAAGGGTATCGGTAAACTGGATAATGACAGGATCGAGATCGTGGACCCAGTAGCTGACCTGACCGCTTTCCTCCATCGCCTTGATCAGTCTTCGCGTAAGTTCGGAGTGGCACTTGGCATCCGCTCAGCCCGCTTTTTAGCCAACTCGCGCATATCGACTGCCATGTCGGATTCCTCGTAAATCTCATCGCCCAGCAAGTGCTCAACTACGTCTTCCATCGTAATAACACCGACGGTTGACCCGTATTCATCCACGACAACCCCGATTTGCTGGTGTTTTTTCATGAATAACTGCAAGGCCTGCAGACCGGATGCGGTCTCTGGAATGAAAAGGGCATCCCCCTTCAGTTCCTCAAGCGTCATTTCCGCTTTACCTTCCCCGTTCGCCTCGAGGATATCACGACGCCGGACAATTCCAGCAATTTCATCTATCGTTTCCTTGTAAATGGGAATGCGTGCAAAGGGGATGTTTTTGAATTCATTGCAAACTTCCTCCACGGTCAGACTCTCCTTGAGGAAGGTTACGACAGTTCTCGGCGTCATGATCGATTCAACCGACACATCGTCCAAGCTGAGGGCGTTGGAAATCAGATCGCGCTCATCATCACTCAAGGCACCGCTCTGAGCGCTTCGCTCAGCCAAAAGCCGGATTTCCTCCTCCTGTTCCTCCTCCGTCGGCTGCCCCGTCGGCATGATCAGGGTCAGCATTTTCTTGGCCACATACGACAATGGGCTCATCGACCAGCGGATTACCAGGATCGGGTAAACCAGATAGACTTGCAGGTTTTTACGATAGGCCACTCCAAGGTTTTTCGGGATAATTTCTGAAAAGAAGAGGATTCCGAGGACCATCCCACCTGAAAGAATGCCAAGGGAGGTGCTTTCCAATACCCGTGCCGCAAGGGCCCCGACAATCGTTGCGCCCGCCGTATTGGCGATGGTGTTCAAGGTCAGGATGGCGGAGCTGGTCTCATCAATGCCGACCTTGTACATTTCCAGTAACTGTCCTGCCTTGGGATGGGATTTTTTCAAACCCTCGATCTCGGCCATGGTCGTGCTGAGAATAAAAGCCTCCAAAAGCGAACAGATCGCGGAAACCCCGAGAGTGAGTAGGATTGCAATGACTAATCCGGTCATGGAGCGACCCCCCTACTAGGTGTCTGGCAGCCGCTTAAAGTCATCCTGCCGCGTAAAATGCATCTATGATGCCGGCCCTGAGGGCATCTACTGTCAGGCTCCGTTTCTTCTGGTTCACATACCTTCATTTATCAATAAACCTTATGATGTGGGCAAAAGAAGGCCGCAATGCAATTCATATTGCACCCGAATTGATGAATTCTTCTAATGCTGGAAATGCAGGCTGACCCCATTCCAGTTCTCGACGCTTTTGCGACCAAGAAAAAGCCCATGTATCCGGTCGGACCGGGCCTGCGGGACTACCTTCGCCAGTACAGCCGGGAATTTGAATTACCGGTCTCCTATTCGAGGCTCCTTGAATGGGCTGAGTCGATGCCACTCTATGATGCTGATGGCGAAGATACCCTCTGGCAGACGGTTATTTACCGCCCGGAAGTCTGGAGGCGACTGAACAAGCACCTGACTGCGATTTACGCCCTTTTGAAAACGGAGGGCGACACCTCCTTCGTCGATCACCTCTATGTGGACCGAGTGGATTACTGCACCTTCGGCAACAGCAATCCTTTCCGGATCCGTGTCGTCAATTCCTACAACGAGAATCAGGATTACTATTATATCAAGAAGTCGGATGCGTCGCGGATCTATGGACTTGAGCTGGAACACCTGTTGTCGCCCAACCGGATGCACTACTTCATTGCTGAGGATATTCTTGTCGAGGAACACGTTGTGGGCATTCCGGGAGATGTCTTTATCGAGACATGGCTGGATGATCCGCACTTGAACAATATTCGCCTCGCCAAGGAACTTGTTAAATTCAACGAGCGTTGCTTTCTGCGCCTTCTCGGGGATATGCGGGCCTACAATTTCGTAGTCGAGGTAACCCCGGACTTCGAGGATGTGCAGGTCAAGATTCGCCCAATGGATTTTGACCAGCAAAGCTACAGCGGACGGCTCAAGTTTTATCTGCCACAATTTTTCAAGGACAATAACAAGTTGGTGGAATTCTGTGTCCAGCAATTGAATCCGCAGACCGCCAGGCAATACCAGAAGGAAGAGCAATCGGTCATTTTCCGGCGTATCCAGCTTGCCGAAACGCGTGTCAAGCGGTTGCTCCAGTGTATGTGCGAGGACCAGATTTCCTCCGATGAAAAAATCGACGAACTACGCCGTGGACTGGCCAAGCACCACAAGGACAAGCGCTTCCTCCGATGCACTCGCATGGGGCATCTTGTTCAAACTTCCCTCGATCTCATTGAGGAGCGAGTCCTGCGCTACCGCAAACAGGTTGAGACCCAGTTTGAGGACGATATCTAAGGATTCCCCTCAATTGAGAATGGACATTATGCATGAGGTCTTCTAACTCATTTACTAACATGGCAGTGAAATTATTCCTAGTTGAGGACGAAGCCCTGGTCTGTGAATTGCTCGCAGAGTTTCTGGGTGAGCTTGAAGAAATAGAATTTCTGGGTGATGCCCGGGACGGGGCGACCGCCATTGAAAAATGCCGCAAGCTACGACCGGATTTAATTATTCTGGACCTGCGTATTCCGGAGGTCAGTGGACTCGATGTTTTGAAGGTGCTCCACATGGAATTACCAGAAACAAAAGTCATCATTTTCACGGGCTCATTGTCCGAGGAGATGTTGCGAACAACTTTGGAAAACGGGGCCATCGCGTATGTCGAAAAGGCATACGGTCTGGAAGAACTTCAGAAGGCAATTACTTCCGCCATTGCGGGCAACCGGTATTTCAGTCCGAGCATCGCCCGCTTGATTGAAGACTACGACTTCTAGGCCTAGGGAAAAATTCCCCTCAGCGCCTTGGCCCGGGCAACCCGCTCAATCCCCAGCGTCAGGGCGGCATTTCGGCGGCTAATTCCAAGGCGTTCCTTTTGCGTTTCCACGCTATGCCGGGCTTTGTCCAGAATATCAAAGAGCTTTCGAAGGACTTCGTCATGCTCCCAGAAAAGGCTTTGCAGGTCCTGTACCCACTCGAAATAGGAACAGATCACCCCGCCGCTGTTACAAAGAACATCTGGAATGACCTCGATGTCCCCGCGCTCATCCAAGACAGCGTCCGCGCTGACTGTCGTGGGCCCATTGGCGGCTTCAGCCAGGAAGCGGCACTTTAATTTGCGTGCCACCTTCACGGTTATGACACGCTCCAAAGCCGCAGGGACCAGCACTGTGCATTTCTGAAGGAGCAACTCGTCGTTGGTCAGCCGGTCACCTTCCATGTACCCTTCAAGGGTACCGTTTGCCTCGACATGCCGAAGCGCCTCATGCACATCAATCCCACCGGGATTAAATATCGCCCCTGAAATATCGCTGATTCCAGTTATGCGGCAGCCGTACCCGAGCAGGCCCAAGGCGGCGTGGGATCCAACATTCCCGAATCCCTGGATATTCACCGTGGCTTGGTGGGGTCTCAGGCCATGTGACTCAAGGTACCGTTTGATCAAGTAGGCAACCCCGCGTCCCGTTGATTCAAGGCGGCCTTCCGAACCACCAATGTCAATTGGCTTGCCTGTGACGACAGCGGGAGTCGAGCAACCGACAATATTGGAATACGTATCCATCATCCAGGCCATTGTCTGCGGATCCGTTCCCATATCCGGGGCCATAACATCAATATTGGGCCCGACAAAGGGCACCAACTCCTGCATGTAGCGCCGGGAAACCCGCTCCTTTTCCGCGAGGCTGAGCTGACGTGGATCGACGGCCACTCCACCCTTGGCCCCGCCATAAGGCAGGCCAACAAGGGCGCATTTCCAGCTCATCCACATTGCCAGGGCAGCCACTTCCCCGACCGTTACGGAAGGATGGAAGCGCGTTCCGCCTTTGGTCGGCCCCTTGGAAAGATGGTGTTGGACCCGGTAGGCTTCAAATACCTCGACCCGGCCATCATCCATACGCACCGGCATGGTCACTGCGATACAGCGCTTCGGGAACTTGGTCCGGTCCCGGTCATCCATTGGAAGATCGAGAATTTCCGCAGCGGCGTCAAATTGCCGGCATGCCATGTTGAATACTTGTGAGTCAAAAATCCGGGATTGCATACAGGGGTAATGGTTTAGCCGTAGTCTCCCTTAAATCGCCAAATTAGCAATTCAAGAATGCAATCCCTGGGAGATCAATTTGACTCGCTGGCCGAAAGCGAACCGGCCAGATATTCCTCGGTTTTCTCCTTGAGGTGCTTGAGGAGCTCAATCTCCTGACTGTGCCACAGGCGCGGTTTGAGGATCTGTTCAAAGCCCACAGATCCCACCAGCTTGCCATCGACCTCAAGAGGTGCCACGACAACTGAGGCAATGTCTTGTGCCTTAAGCACCTTTTTCTCACTGCCTGCTGTTCCGGGAAGCTGGTTGATGTCGCTCACATTGATCCACTGGCCCTTGTTGAGTTTTTTCATCCACCAGGAATACTCATTGTAAGAAACTCTTTGGAGTTGATCAATGTGGGAATCATCTCCGTCCGCACACCACTCAATAACATTATTTGCCAGCTCATTCTTGTCATCAAAAAGGAATACACGGATCCGATCAACCTGGGTTCTTTTCGCAACTGCCTCCACCTCACGGTTGATCCTTTTTTCATCAGCCTTACGCAAAACCGGATCAAGCGGACGGTCATCGATGAGGATCTCTTCGGCCAACCTGACCTGTTTTATATGACCTGAAGGAAGATTCTTGATTTCCTGAAATACGCCCAAAAACTGCGGTTCACTTTCGAAAGCCCGGATTGCCCGGACAGTCATCAGCATCGCCCGGTTATCAAATTTGATGCGATAAACGATGTGATCTGATTCCGTTAGCCGTTCAAGCAACCGGTTAAAGCGCTTCTTTTCCAAGGCCGGGAACAAGTCTCCCAGATGCTTCCAGTCATTGTCCTGCAACAACTGTTCCTTGAATTCAGTGTTCCACTGAAGCAGCGTTCCGTCGGGCTTGAACAGGATAACGGGATTCCCGCAGGCCTGCATCAGTGAATCCAGACTGGCTGTCAATTCCTCGATCTTCTGGCGACTTTTAAACAATTCTGTTTTATCCCTTCCGACCGAGTGGAATTCAATGACGCTTCCGCGCTCATCTAAAATCGGGATATCGCGCCATTCCTGATAGTGGATTTGGCCATCCTTGTCCACGGACTCATGCTTCAAGACTTCCGGTTCCCCGCGGCGGACCATGTCGGTAACAAGTGTCTCAATAAAGGATCGCCTTTCCTTTGGAATAAAATCGAGCCATTTCCTGCCCAGGAGATCGGTCCCGAATTTACTGTAAAGGTTGGCATACGCCTCGTTCACGAAGGTCAAAGTAGTATCGGGTTTCCACC
It encodes the following:
- a CDS encoding Ser-Thr-rich GPI-anchored membrane family protein, translated to MDTSARGGSATPESASVTQVSQKEAIANTASNARRLLPDIPQSTFRQGLLELDTVARAKALGQFNDLEIPIQDSSSLRVGSCGSLHYACSGVHHSDASESVFLEFTPQQSEALALTAEASVPVSQPPVYHSKPGAPYAIYLDFNGGVISGTLWNSNYNSGADYDTYIWTKDSDSTTFSDAEQAIIREIWQRISEDYAPFNVNVTTDPSFDPDVTGGSNSIGWILFTRDEDKSGTAMPAKGAGGVAWLNVFGSSLYASNYSPALVYADNLGPNVGHFMAEAGSHEMGHNMGLAHDGSSTVEYYAGHGSGETEWAPIMGSSYYENVTTWSKGDYLNANNTQDDINIITGKVGSDPDVVGDTRASATPLSLVGNSIEAPSTEFFIGDDSNEGIIQTPTDKDFFSFETSGGPLSITVDPFISEVTQYARGNNLDLKLTLFDSAGNTVAVADPTAEVAASLNLSVTQGAYTISIEGTGSGNPLGDPPSGYTSYGSLGMYFISGTIPQDLSVASPALGATWQPGLLYEIIWGGTVAGQSVDLDLYRNGSFVQSIVSNLDGANSSTLWTVPSGLEQGSGYTVRVSVDGVTGTSDSGIFEIREVLPVVAGQAPSASDLLEGPQTSVTITFNETMDPASFTITDDVASFTGPQAVDLSSSITGFSWSASNTVLTISFNALDTTGFYRMVMGPEILDTNGNPLDQDGDLLPGEAFEDQYALIFEITEEIPGGISTVYTADMSSNPGASTDPGWAWGVPSQGGLGGPNSAYTGNSVLGYNLSGQYEPGIVRKATLPAIATTGKTQVQLQFRRWLGVSLKANGSPNSRHADYARVEYSTNGTSWTSIWENSTEIVDTGWALQSFSLPASAENQESLLIRFVIESDGQSESFGWNIDDIEVLVNTPSQTVAPPPPVVICHTPNDESSGSQSALFFEYSQPMDPGSFSLGDISQFDGPNGSISSSGFEWISSTLLRVDFPEQSVDGNYSMVLNPTVADTYGQLVDQDLDLTGGESIADQYTASFSINNSPGLSPPESWRLTYFETTLNEGVASDEFDFDRDGLANVMERAFGTLPTDGGNAYRPIQSSTVVEDLEYLTFQYRRLAGGIESGASGYSVDDLVYVVETSQTLGASSWSPVAGTVESRNTVNGVETVTIRLNSPMTPGARKFIRLNVTSNQD
- the dusB gene encoding tRNA dihydrouridine synthase DusB; protein product: MPPAETGLPVSRLPWFDGGKFPLYLAPMAGFTDRIFRELCKEQGADVMVTEFVMANKFLDPRGERDAWEIVDFTPQQRPMGVQIFGSEPGKMAEASRRIVDRLKPDFIDINYGCPAPKVVDNAAGSSLLKDPCRLQAVAAEVVESVGKDVPVTAKIRIGWDATSVNAVENSRRLEDVGIEAVAVHGRTKEQGYSGDADWEVIHAVADAVSVPVIGNGSVRTAEDVRRIKTAGKVRGLMIGRAALGNPWIFREIKHTLQTGEELPPPDIAERWDVIIRYCEQLTEHRERAQSDRINWMRSRLKAFAKNFPGSKSMRRELETVTSVEQLRLLSESWESA
- a CDS encoding glutaredoxin family protein, whose protein sequence is MEIVAYLKPTCGWSTGVRAILKKYNLEYTDKDIINNAENYAEMVQKSGQPLSPCVVVDGVMLADVSGEEVENYLLSNGLVQPSEGDVDVPTNAPCTDEEHARMQSKTIRFF
- the lgt gene encoding prolipoprotein diacylglyceryl transferase, whose amino-acid sequence is MEESGQVSYWVHDLDPVIIQFTDTLAVRWYGLAYVAGFLVAFALLGLYWKKGRSQLSPQMLESMGMTMILGVMIGGRLGYFLLYEFSTFIANPLVFFKVWEGGMASHGGFAGVAVAALLTARKFKLHLLMLGDLVASVSAAGLFFGRVANFINGELWGKVTDVSWAVIFPASAPVGLPVQLIPPRHPSQLYEALLEGLFLFIYMQARFWMVKGREDPTKVGSPSSRPGHLTGEFLVFYSIGRWIAELFREPDAALIMGINRGSFYSLFLLIAGIFFIAWSRRSKLTNGQIG
- a CDS encoding Glu/Leu/Phe/Val family dehydrogenase; amino-acid sequence: MQSRIFDSQVFNMACRQFDAAAEILDLPMDDRDRTKFPKRCIAVTMPVRMDDGRVEVFEAYRVQHHLSKGPTKGGTRFHPSVTVGEVAALAMWMSWKCALVGLPYGGAKGGVAVDPRQLSLAEKERVSRRYMQELVPFVGPNIDVMAPDMGTDPQTMAWMMDTYSNIVGCSTPAVVTGKPIDIGGSEGRLESTGRGVAYLIKRYLESHGLRPHQATVNIQGFGNVGSHAALGLLGYGCRITGISDISGAIFNPGGIDVHEALRHVEANGTLEGYMEGDRLTNDELLLQKCTVLVPAALERVITVKVARKLKCRFLAEAANGPTTVSADAVLDERGDIEVIPDVLCNSGGVICSYFEWVQDLQSLFWEHDEVLRKLFDILDKARHSVETQKERLGISRRNAALTLGIERVARAKALRGIFP
- a CDS encoding response regulator, whose amino-acid sequence is MAVKLFLVEDEALVCELLAEFLGELEEIEFLGDARDGATAIEKCRKLRPDLIILDLRIPEVSGLDVLKVLHMELPETKVIIFTGSLSEEMLRTTLENGAIAYVEKAYGLEELQKAITSAIAGNRYFSPSIARLIEDYDF
- a CDS encoding CNNM domain-containing protein encodes the protein MTGLVIAILLTLGVSAICSLLEAFILSTTMAEIEGLKKSHPKAGQLLEMYKVGIDETSSAILTLNTIANTAGATIVGALAARVLESTSLGILSGGMVLGILFFSEIIPKNLGVAYRKNLQVYLVYPILVIRWSMSPLSYVAKKMLTLIMPTGQPTEEEQEEEIRLLAERSAQSGALSDDERDLISNALSLDDVSVESIMTPRTVVTFLKESLTVEEVCNEFKNIPFARIPIYKETIDEIAGIVRRRDILEANGEGKAEMTLEELKGDALFIPETASGLQALQLFMKKHQQIGVVVDEYGSTVGVITMEDVVEHLLGDEIYEESDMAVDMRELAKKRAERMPSATPNLRED
- a CDS encoding PAS domain-containing protein, giving the protein MAEICLCSLPTIQKWRSGEVTPSGAARQLIKLLDFSAKGNPAELRSLLSKMNRSISSGSSQADDEIQQLESSMTKVMNRIELMLDARRKEKALAESEARYRSMVESQEDPVCRWKPDTTLTFVNEAYANLYSKFGTDLLGRKWLDFIPKERRSFIETLVTDMVRRGEPEVLKHESVDKDGQIHYQEWRDIPILDERGSVIEFHSVGRDKTELFKSRQKIEELTASLDSLMQACGNPVILFKPDGTLLQWNTEFKEQLLQDNDWKHLGDLFPALEKKRFNRLLERLTESDHIVYRIKFDNRAMLMTVRAIRAFESEPQFLGVFQEIKNLPSGHIKQVRLAEEILIDDRPLDPVLRKADEKRINREVEAVAKRTQVDRIRVFLFDDKNELANNVIEWCADGDDSHIDQLQRVSYNEYSWWMKKLNKGQWINVSDINQLPGTAGSEKKVLKAQDIASVVVAPLEVDGKLVGSVGFEQILKPRLWHSQEIELLKHLKEKTEEYLAGSLSASESN